In Oncorhynchus masou masou isolate Uvic2021 chromosome 28, UVic_Omas_1.1, whole genome shotgun sequence, the DNA window TTTGTCCGAACTGCTATGTCAGTCATTTTTATTTGTCAGGAAGGTTATTACCCCAgctgtaaaaacctgtttttcggCAAACTCCAAGTTCTTCTGATAATATTTATCCCGGGCGAATCGTCATCCCTGTGTTTTTAGGGATTATTACAGAGTTTAACTGGTGCTGAACCCAGTTTGGGTATGAACATGGGGAGCACTAGCCTACAGATGAATGATCTGTTTAGTCACATATAAACCTTTCTAGTGCCATACTTAAAAAATATAAAGTGGACGATATTGTGCCAATAAATTGATACATTGCTAAATACGTCAGGTCTGCATAGGTTACCGTTTATGGTTATTATTGATTTTTATTTTTGACTTTCTCCGAATTGAAGGCCATTAAGCCAATATTAGGTTATCCCTAGACATTTGAAATATCTTCACACCTAGAAGAGCCTCTGAGTTTCCGTCATAATGGTCAATTGAGAATGAGAAAACACCCCGAAATTACAGGGCAGTTTGGTAAAACTAATCCCCTCCTAATCGTCCACTGAAAAAACGGACATGTTGGGGTTATTATTACATAACCGACGTTCTATAGTAATCCTAGTTCCATGAGAGTATGGTTTAAACCTGTTTTTACCACCACATTTATTTTCAGCATATATCCAACAACACCATTCATTTCCGCATAGGCTTTGTCCAGTGAACCTTTGTGGAGTTAGCAAAGATCTATTACttgctcattgttctatctgtggagTTAGTGCTTTCAAAAATACGCCATTCCTATTTTACAACCATGGGGGAGTACCAAGATGGACGTGCGGTGAATTATACATCTACTTTATGTATAAGTCATTGTCCAACACCCTACCCAATCAGGATGCTCGTTACAGGCGCAATGCGGAGACACGGATGTAAGGAGGAATGGCGACGGtcgaggagaagaggaggtttGTGTATGAAAACTGGAGCGACCATACAGCACCAGGATTATAGGTAGTGAAAAAAACACAGGTATGCATTCAGCTGTAACCAATCATGGTTCAAACACAGGCGTGGAGCAGTAGATTGCAATGCGTATGGTATAATTATGGACGCATTTTACGCACCGTTATTGTTCACCTCAGGAACAATGTCATCCTACATAAATTGTATTTTCTATTCCTTTCTTATCAAAGTTACATGTGTTGAAAATTAACCGTTTTTTTATGATCAATTATTTGTTATACTCTGTATTAAAAACACCCCACTTATTTCTGATTACATAAGGAAACGCGAAAAAGACCTACAAAGGCTTGACTAGAAACAAAAGATTGCATTATGGCCTAAGTTATTTTTTGATCACATTGATTACAGTAATATCTACTTGCTGAAATTTAGATCAGGTTGTATCTGTTCTCTTTTCAGACCAACTCTGTCTTCCAGACTTCAGGCCAACTGCCAGTGGAGACCGGCTGACCAAATGGAGTCTGGTGTGGCAGTAACCTCACCTCCTGCAGTGGTTGCCCCTACACCCCACAACCTTTGCTcaaagcagagagagagtagCAAGAAGACTGCTACCAGCACCAACCCCTCCTTTCTGTCCAATCTGGGCAAGCCCACCCTACGAGGCATCAGGAAGTGTCCCCAGTGTGGCGTTTTCAACGGCACCCGTGGGCTCAGCTGCAAGAACAAGGCTTGTGGAATTGTCTTCAGAGATGGGGGGGCTGTGGGGGGAGGCAGAGGGGCCAAGAGAGGAGCAATGGAGGTGGTGCGGGTGGTGATTGACGGAGGAGGGGAAGATGAAGAGGGAGATGAAGGAAGATGTGGTGAATCCTCAGGTGGAGGTGCGCAggtgttctctgtctgtcagcGAGTGAGAGGGGTGGGAGCGGCTGCAACACAGCGGGGGTTCATAGAGCTTGTCCCCACGGATACGGCCATTGCCACGAGTGAAGGGGCGACTCTGCTGACCCGGGTCAACATGGGCCGCTGCTTCCTGCCCACCTGCCGCCATGCCAACGGTCAAAGATCAGGCCAGAGCCAGTCGCAGCAGGCAGCTGTTCTGACCAACCCCCCCTCCAAGCATGGCTTGTCTAACTCCGTCACTCCCTGTGTCCACGTGAAGCAGGCCATGGAGTGCCAGGTGCaggccacccctctccccctgaaGAGCTCTATCCTGGAGGGGCTTCAGGCCTCAGCCGAGGCCAGGGAAGAGCTCTGGAGGTTGGCTACTGAGTCCCCGGGACCCCTGGTTCAGCGGGTGAACAAAGATACTCTGGTGGTGAAATGTCACAGTGGACCAAGCCATCCTCTGGGGCTGCTGCACCTAACTGTAGGTGCAGGGGGGTCTGCTGttggggggaaggggaaggggaaggtcAGAGAGGGGGCTGTGTTTCAGTGTTCCTGTCAAGGGGGTGTCAGAGGAGGTACGGCAGGGGGAAGAGTGGCCGTGGAAACCTCCCAGAATGGGGATGGGGAGGTGAGAGGGTCCTCAGGTGGCGTCTCCTCTGGTGTCTTACCTGACTCCACCTCTCGGCCTGGTACTGATGCTGGCCCTACAGCTCCATACCTCTGCCTCCACTTCTATGCCTGTGTTTGCGCCTTCACCAGCGACGAGAAACTGGCCTCAGAGTTCACAGGTTTCCTCAACTACAGCTCCAATGGTAGGTCCCTAGGAGAGGGATTGATGTGTGTGATCTTTGTGTAATATTTCATGGTGTATGTATGTGTTCACTGCAGTACCTGTAGGATACCCTGTTGTCATCTGTACTACAGGTGTACAACAGAATGCTGACTGCACAGTCCTCTGTGGCTCCAGCCCACCTCAGCTGCCTGAACCAATCACCGCTCACAAAACCAAGAGACTCCGTCTGGAAGAGCACCTCATTGGTGAGCTGCCCTGTCAATCACACTGTTCATCCAATAGAAGTGCGAGTGCCTCATCATGAAAATAGGATATTATTTATGTTCTTTGAAATCTGCCTGAGCACAATTTTTTTCTCTCGATCTGTCcttctctgttatcatctatccTCTTTTTCCTCTGTCACTTCTTTCTTCTTAATGTTCCCCTTTAagtccctccttccttctctctcctccctccattcagCTGTATGTCCTGTAGGGTGGGTAGGGGtaggatgggtagaggaggccTTGTCAGAGGAAACCTCCTGGTCGTTGTGCTCCTGTTTCTATTGGGCTCAAGAACGCAGGtgcagcctgcctgcctcctttctctctgtctccctgtgtcttaATCACTGCCTCTGTCCTGTCCATCTGTCCTCCCtttctgtcaattcaattcaagggctttattggcatgggaaacatgtgttaacattgccaaagcaagtgaggtagataatatataaagtgaatatataaagtgaaataaacaataaaaattaacagtaaacatcacacatacagaagtttcaaaacaataaagacattacaaatgtcatattatatgtatatatatacagtgttttaacaatgtacaaatggtaaaggacacaagataaaataaataagcatagatatgggttgtatttacaatggtgtgtgttcttcactggttgcccttttctcgtggcaacaggtcacaaatcttgctgctctgatggcacactgtggaatttcacccagtagatatgggagtttttcaaaattggatttgttttcgaattctttgtggatctgtgtaatctgagggaaatatgtctctctaatatggtcatacattgggcaggaggttaggaagtgcagctcagtttccacctcattttgtgggcagtgagcacatagcctgtcttctcttgagagccatgtctgcctacggcggcctttctcaatagcaaggctatgctcactgagtctgtacatagtcaaagctttccttaattttgggtcagtcacagtggtcaggtattctgccgctgtgtactctctgtctctcacggCCTTTTTCACTGCCTTTCTGCCCTTTAACGGTATCCAATAAACCACATATTCTTGAGCATTAAAAGGTCATATTATATTATTCTATCTCTTTTAATTGATtatgacttgtgtgtgtgtgtgtgtgtgtgtgtcagggagcAGTCAGCCTGTGGATGAGAGCCTGGTGACCCTGGGGTTCCAGCAGTGGCTAGCCAGCGTTACAGAGAGGATCCACTTGACCATGCACTACCAGTTtgatggtaacacacacacacacagccctccgtGCCTCTGTGTTTgtctaattgatgatgatgataaagatGTTGTTTTCTCCAGGTCAGCCGGAGCCTCTGGTGTTCCACATCCCCCATGTGTTCTTCAACGCCCTGCAGTATCGTCTGTCCCTGGGTTCCAAGAAGAGACGGCTGCCTAATGCTACCTCAGGtaacccttaaacctaaccaCAACCCAACGCCATCCTGAATTCAACTatagtgagctccaaaagtactGGGACAGTGACccttgtttgttgttgttgttttagttCTGTACTtcagcactttggattttaaatgacacaatgactatgaggttaatgttcagactgtcagctttaatttgagggtaccaatacttttggtcccctgaAATGGGGGCAGTATGTACCAAAAGTGTCATAATTTCTAAACTGTTTCCCAccatatggatgaaaataccttcaaattaaagctgacagtctgcacttaacctcatagtcattgtgtCATTTAAAATGCTGGAGTACagaaccaaaacaacaacaaaaaattgtcactgtcccaatacttttggagctcactgtataacGCTACAAATGAGCCCACTCTAACCCTAACTGCCTCGGACACCCAGGCTTTATTTACATTGTTCCGAACTCCTGGGGAACTTATCAGCCGAAAGATGACAAAAATACGGTGGAGTCTAGATGAATGCCAGTGACACATTGCCACCTATCAAATCAATCAAACATTTTGATTGGGTGGAGCTCCAAACAGAGGTTATGTTTCTAAAACATTTTCTGACTTGCAACAAGCTAACTAGCA includes these proteins:
- the c28h2orf42 gene encoding uncharacterized protein C2orf42 homolog isoform X2, with amino-acid sequence MESGVAVTSPPAVVAPTPHNLCSKQRESSKKTATSTNPSFLSNLGKPTLRGIRKCPQCGVFNGTRGLSCKNKACGIVFRDGGAVGGGRGAKRGAMEVVRVVIDGGGEDEEGDEGRCGESSGGGAQVFSVCQRVRGVGAAATQRGFIELVPTDTAIATSEGATLLTRVNMGRCFLPTCRHANGQRSGQSQSQQAAVLTNPPSKHGLSNSVTPCVHVKQAMECQVQATPLPLKSSILEGLQASAEAREELWRLATESPGPLVQRVNKDTLVVKCHSGPSHPLGLLHLTVGAGGSAVGGKGKGKVREGAVFQCSCQGGVRGGTAGGRVAVETSQNGDGEVRGSSGGVSSGVLPDSTSRPGTDAGPTAPYLCLHFYACVCAFTSDEKLASEFTGFLNYSSNGVQQNADCTVLCGSSPPQLPEPITAHKTKRLRLEEHLIGSSQPVDESLVTLGFQQWLASVTERIHLTMHYQFDGQPEPLVFHIPHVFFNALQYRLSLGSKKRRLPNATSAFVRKDDLHHGSFPKYTWHITNLMQLPLELTQSFVKNSDGSYSPFRCPEPLHPHPTEGYSRTDRSQAIRPLELRTFLQVGLCTADQKDPTPFVIEWIPDILPRCRVGELRIRFQYGHQHGGQTEYCDGTPRRTGVGGGQVGGVASLHQRPPFPNKKFHRQLSHEKSLEDLLVNSSGNYESLEHCF
- the c28h2orf42 gene encoding uncharacterized protein C2orf42 homolog isoform X1, which encodes MESGVAVTSPPAVVAPTPHNLCSKQRESSKKTATSTNPSFLSNLGKPTLRGIRKCPQCGVFNGTRGLSCKNKACGIVFRDGGAVGGGRGAKRGAMEVVRVVIDGGGEDEEGDEGRCGESSGGGAQVFSVCQRVRGVGAAATQRGFIELVPTDTAIATSEGATLLTRVNMGRCFLPTCRHANGQRSGQSQSQQAAVLTNPPSKHGLSNSVTPCVHVKQAMECQVQATPLPLKSSILEGLQASAEAREELWRLATESPGPLVQRVNKDTLVVKCHSGPSHPLGLLHLTVGAGGSAVGGKGKGKVREGAVFQCSCQGGVRGGTAGGRVAVETSQNGDGEVRGSSGGVSSGVLPDSTSRPGTDAGPTAPYLCLHFYACVCAFTSDEKLASEFTGFLNYSSNGVQQNADCTVLCGSSPPQLPEPITAHKTKRLRLEEHLIGSSQPVDESLVTLGFQQWLASVTERIHLTMHYQFDGQPEPLVFHIPHVFFNALQYRLSLGSKKRRLPNATSAFVRKDDLHHGSFPKYTWHITNLMQVKRIFDTPELPLELTQSFVKNSDGSYSPFRCPEPLHPHPTEGYSRTDRSQAIRPLELRTFLQVGLCTADQKDPTPFVIEWIPDILPRCRVGELRIRFQYGHQHGGQTEYCDGTPRRTGVGGGQVGGVASLHQRPPFPNKKFHRQLSHEKSLEDLLVNSSGNYESLEHCF